One stretch of Pedobacter riviphilus DNA includes these proteins:
- a CDS encoding LytR/AlgR family response regulator transcription factor: MKFNCIAVDDDPANLELLCDYLTTLDNYELIESFTDPIKAMNHIVAGDNVDIVFMDIEMPGLSGIDLAKIIRSKTRNLIFTTAHSKYALDAFEIEADAFLLKPFSLGHFATVLHKLQSRRILPIQEKKKIDDQYFFIKSKNDKSKLVKIRFDEIIAIESIQNYISIYTTQKTVVAHITLIKIKEILKNNNSFIQIHRSFIISRNYLEEIENNLVRMKNDLLLTIGENYRDELIGFVKTKTIRTGRN, translated from the coding sequence ATGAAATTTAACTGTATTGCAGTGGATGATGATCCCGCAAACTTAGAACTACTATGTGATTACCTCACCACACTTGATAATTACGAACTCATAGAAAGCTTTACCGACCCTATAAAAGCGATGAACCATATTGTTGCTGGAGATAATGTTGATATTGTTTTTATGGACATTGAAATGCCAGGTCTTTCTGGAATAGATTTAGCTAAGATTATCCGGAGTAAAACAAGAAACCTGATTTTTACAACAGCCCATTCTAAATACGCACTAGATGCATTTGAAATCGAAGCTGATGCTTTTCTCCTCAAACCTTTCTCTCTAGGCCATTTTGCCACAGTATTGCATAAATTACAAAGCAGACGTATTCTCCCTATCCAAGAGAAGAAAAAAATTGATGATCAGTATTTCTTTATTAAAAGTAAAAATGATAAATCGAAATTGGTGAAAATCAGGTTTGATGAAATTATAGCAATAGAAAGTATTCAGAATTACATTTCAATATATACCACTCAAAAAACTGTTGTGGCACACATTACCCTTATAAAAATTAAAGAGATACTTAAGAATAATAACTCATTTATTCAGATACATAGATCATTTATTATCTCAAGAAACTATCTAGAGGAAATAGAAAACAACCTGGTAAGAATGAAAAACGATCTATTGCTAACTATTGGAGAGAATTACCGAGATGAACTTATCGGTTTTGTAAAAACAAAAACAATTAGGACTGGCCGGAATTAG
- a CDS encoding HRDC domain-containing protein, which translates to MNTPDPDNQLLLDFLATTNQPVFLTGKAGTGKTTLLRKIRDTTKKNFAIVAPTAVAAINAGGVTLHSFFQIPFGPLVPVVDENAETNFKYSAEKTRLLRCLDLLIIDEISMVRVDLIDFIDRTLKRVKGANRPFGGVQVLMIGDLYQLSPIFHDAWHILGNYYSSPYFFDSLVFRSTPMLTFTLDKVYRQSDPIFLDILNGMRENSLSADLLAKLNERYDPSLDQEWKDDYITLTTHNQLVNEINQGCLDKLPGEIFEFNAAVSGDFPKDAYPTDEKLQLKLGAQVIFIKNDSSGKKQFYNGKAAKITAISEDSIKVTFTNSSREIEVEKEIWQNVKYSLSDEENKIDETSTGSFAQYPFKLAWAITVHKSQGLTFDQAIVDVSTAFTHGQAYVALSRCRSLEGLILKSPVVSENIITDAKVISFTKAAHQNKPTADLLARYTQQYAWGLIHELLDFSLVAKDWEKLGRSKLIDKDEKNAFLSIYEQGNQILQHEIFKVARNFIAKEFSKINTDENPANETAFMERLQKASDYFVPKLEQLITLMARIVAINFYNDTHSDKLLTVLNDCKDALEIKLALFKISWTPFSIKDYISTLHAAGNKQPEKKSVKPSIKPKEISNPQVYKNLVEWRKTIAQQRGTPDYAILSDLALLSIAEKMPRTTDQLAALKSVGIGNAKELGQQITRIVNAHLGTSELF; encoded by the coding sequence ATGAATACGCCCGACCCGGACAACCAACTTCTTTTAGATTTTTTAGCCACCACCAACCAACCTGTTTTTTTAACCGGTAAAGCTGGAACGGGTAAAACTACCCTCCTACGCAAAATTAGGGATACCACAAAAAAGAATTTCGCCATTGTTGCACCTACAGCTGTTGCGGCAATAAATGCTGGTGGCGTAACACTTCACTCCTTTTTTCAAATTCCTTTCGGCCCTTTGGTTCCGGTTGTTGATGAAAATGCTGAAACGAATTTTAAATACTCTGCTGAAAAAACAAGGTTATTACGCTGCCTTGATTTATTGATCATTGATGAGATTAGTATGGTTAGGGTTGATCTGATTGATTTTATCGACCGTACTTTAAAACGTGTTAAGGGTGCTAACCGTCCATTTGGCGGCGTTCAGGTATTAATGATCGGCGATCTTTACCAGCTCTCTCCTATTTTTCATGATGCCTGGCATATCCTGGGCAATTACTATTCCAGTCCCTATTTTTTCGATAGCTTGGTTTTCAGGTCTACGCCAATGCTTACGTTTACCTTAGATAAAGTTTACCGTCAATCAGACCCCATATTTCTTGATATTTTGAACGGAATGCGAGAAAATAGTCTCAGTGCTGACCTTCTTGCCAAACTGAATGAACGTTACGACCCATCTTTAGATCAGGAATGGAAAGATGATTACATTACTTTAACTACACACAACCAATTGGTTAACGAAATTAACCAGGGTTGTTTAGATAAATTACCCGGAGAAATTTTCGAATTCAATGCGGCCGTAAGTGGCGATTTCCCTAAAGATGCCTATCCTACCGATGAAAAACTCCAGTTAAAGCTGGGTGCACAGGTTATCTTTATCAAAAATGATTCATCGGGGAAAAAGCAGTTTTACAATGGGAAAGCGGCAAAAATTACAGCAATTAGCGAAGATTCGATAAAAGTAACTTTCACGAACAGTAGCAGGGAAATCGAAGTAGAAAAAGAAATCTGGCAAAATGTTAAATATAGCCTGAGCGATGAAGAAAATAAAATTGACGAAACCAGCACCGGATCATTCGCTCAATACCCGTTTAAACTGGCTTGGGCCATTACTGTACACAAAAGCCAGGGATTAACTTTCGATCAGGCGATAGTTGATGTGAGCACTGCATTTACCCACGGACAGGCTTACGTAGCACTGAGCCGTTGCAGAAGCTTGGAAGGACTTATCCTAAAATCGCCTGTAGTTTCCGAAAATATCATTACCGATGCCAAAGTAATCAGTTTTACAAAAGCCGCTCACCAAAATAAACCTACGGCCGATCTGCTGGCCCGTTATACGCAGCAATATGCCTGGGGGCTGATTCATGAGCTGCTGGATTTCTCACTGGTTGCCAAAGATTGGGAAAAACTCGGGCGCTCCAAACTAATCGACAAAGACGAGAAGAATGCCTTTTTATCTATTTACGAACAAGGAAACCAGATTCTTCAGCACGAGATCTTTAAAGTAGCCAGGAATTTTATTGCAAAGGAATTTTCGAAAATAAACACCGATGAAAATCCGGCAAATGAAACTGCTTTTATGGAACGTTTGCAGAAAGCGTCTGATTATTTCGTTCCAAAGCTGGAACAACTCATTACCTTAATGGCAAGAATTGTGGCCATCAACTTTTATAATGATACACACTCGGATAAATTGCTTACGGTATTAAATGATTGTAAAGATGCCCTTGAGATCAAGCTGGCTTTATTTAAAATTTCGTGGACCCCATTTTCAATCAAAGATTATATCAGTACTCTGCACGCAGCAGGCAATAAACAGCCAGAGAAAAAATCGGTTAAACCAAGCATTAAGCCCAAAGAGATTTCCAATCCGCAGGTTTATAAAAACCTGGTCGAATGGCGCAAAACAATCGCGCAGCAGCGTGGCACCCCCGATTATGCCATACTTTCTGACCTAGCATTACTTTCTATTGCCGAAAAAATGCCCAGAACTACCGACCAGCTGGCGGCCCTTAAAAGCGTAGGCATTGGCAATGCAAAAGAACTCGGCCAACAGATTACCCGCATTGTAAACGCCCATTTAGGCACCAGCGAGTTATTTTAA
- a CDS encoding Hsp70 family protein — protein MSKFLYGIDFGTTNSALSIYDEEKKEIVDTISIPSLIYFTEVKSLVDGESHIVGEKAIDAYLSDGMKGRFIKSIKQILSRTTFTETRIHNKRYTASDLVTLILKDLKAKADQIIGEDCQKAIIGRPVFFDDDNTMKDTLAQTRLKKAAESAGFTNVRFQFEPIGAAFAYEKTISKKERVLVADLGGGTTDFTYLILDPDKVGSKDRKNDMIASGGIYIGGDSLDSAFMWDKGTPYFGKNTLYEATPGKVLNVPKSLFANICTWDKMNFFNGLKIQKEMEEYYYYSGNDPKFKNLITLIENNLGYSLFRSIEKTKIELSDQLHSTFAYSNMEIEINENISLGQYNSIIEKDIDKIDTYLDQFMETYKINPVDIDCLFLTGGTSMVSAVQNLFKTKFPHIPLNSGDNFKSVAKGLAYSGYLFED, from the coding sequence ATGAGTAAGTTTTTATACGGAATCGATTTTGGAACAACCAATTCGGCACTTTCCATTTATGATGAAGAAAAGAAAGAAATTGTAGATACGATTTCTATCCCTTCATTGATTTATTTTACAGAAGTAAAAAGTCTTGTTGATGGCGAAAGCCATATTGTTGGCGAAAAAGCAATAGATGCCTACCTGAGCGATGGCATGAAAGGCCGTTTTATCAAATCCATCAAACAAATCCTCTCGAGAACTACTTTTACCGAAACCCGTATCCACAATAAAAGATATACAGCATCCGATCTGGTAACGTTAATTCTTAAAGATTTGAAAGCGAAAGCTGATCAGATTATTGGTGAAGATTGCCAAAAAGCCATTATAGGCCGACCGGTTTTCTTTGATGACGACAATACGATGAAAGATACCCTGGCACAAACCAGGTTAAAAAAGGCAGCAGAAAGTGCCGGTTTTACCAATGTCCGTTTTCAATTTGAACCTATCGGTGCAGCCTTTGCCTACGAAAAAACCATCAGTAAGAAAGAACGCGTTTTAGTAGCCGATTTAGGTGGAGGTACAACAGATTTTACCTACCTGATTCTCGATCCGGATAAAGTTGGCAGCAAAGACCGTAAAAACGACATGATTGCATCTGGCGGTATCTACATTGGAGGCGATAGTCTTGATTCTGCATTTATGTGGGATAAAGGCACACCATATTTCGGAAAAAACACCCTATATGAGGCTACACCTGGCAAAGTTTTAAATGTACCTAAATCGCTTTTTGCAAATATTTGCACCTGGGATAAAATGAACTTTTTTAACGGTTTAAAAATTCAGAAAGAGATGGAGGAATATTATTATTACTCAGGAAACGATCCGAAATTTAAAAATCTGATCACCTTGATCGAAAACAACCTGGGTTATTCCCTGTTCAGATCGATAGAGAAAACTAAGATTGAACTTTCTGACCAACTTCATTCTACCTTCGCCTACAGCAATATGGAAATCGAGATTAATGAGAATATTTCGCTCGGGCAGTATAATTCCATCATCGAAAAAGACATTGATAAAATCGATACTTACCTGGATCAGTTTATGGAAACATACAAAATCAACCCTGTTGACATTGATTGTTTGTTTTTAACCGGAGGAACATCGATGGTTTCGGCCGTACAAAATCTGTTTAAAACCAAATTTCCTCACATTCCATTAAACTCTGGCGATAATTTTAAAAGTGTAGCCAAAGGACTAGCCTATAGCGGTTATCTGTTTGAGGATTAA
- a CDS encoding sulfatase-like hydrolase/transferase: MRTFKVCADDGLYHGHAWIRGNAKAKDGLAALRAQDTTLAERLKGNGYKTGMFGKWGLGDEDSKGAPHLKGFDSFYGYLDQSHAHHYYTNHLYEIVGGKTVEVPVDTTKYTEDLIVNKAVDFINANKDQPFFLYLPLTVPHAELKVPATLLKRFQNADGSSKFPPETPFEKKGNYNSQAQPHATFAAMVNKLDADVGTIVALIKKLGLDNDTYIFFTSDNGPHKEGGADPVFFNSSGEFRGVKRDLYEGGIRIPLIVRAPGKIAAGQVNPTPWAFWDVLPTIDDLTGTTSPKNIDGLSFSPLLSGKKAVKEHEYFYWQFNESGLKEALTKGDWKLIRFKEKGTAEKLELYNLKADISEKNNIAAKNPETVKVLYALMKQAKTPSENPLFEWSEIEK; the protein is encoded by the coding sequence TTGCGCACCTTCAAGGTGTGCGCTGATGACGGGTTATACCATGGACACGCCTGGATAAGAGGTAATGCAAAAGCCAAAGATGGCCTTGCTGCGCTACGTGCGCAAGATACTACCCTGGCCGAACGCTTAAAAGGAAACGGCTATAAAACAGGTATGTTTGGTAAATGGGGTTTAGGTGATGAAGACAGCAAAGGTGCGCCACATTTAAAAGGTTTTGATAGTTTTTACGGATACTTGGATCAATCGCATGCACACCATTATTACACTAACCATTTGTACGAAATTGTTGGCGGTAAAACAGTAGAAGTACCTGTTGATACTACAAAATATACTGAAGACTTGATTGTAAATAAAGCTGTTGATTTTATTAATGCCAATAAAGATCAGCCTTTCTTTTTATACCTGCCGTTAACAGTTCCACATGCGGAGTTAAAAGTACCTGCAACACTATTGAAGAGGTTCCAGAATGCAGATGGTTCGAGTAAATTTCCGCCCGAAACTCCTTTTGAGAAAAAAGGAAACTACAACAGTCAGGCGCAGCCACATGCTACTTTTGCGGCAATGGTAAATAAGCTTGATGCCGATGTAGGTACTATTGTAGCGTTGATCAAAAAATTAGGTTTGGATAACGATACCTACATTTTCTTTACCAGTGATAATGGCCCGCATAAAGAAGGTGGTGCTGATCCGGTATTTTTTAACAGTAGTGGCGAATTTAGGGGCGTAAAAAGAGATTTGTACGAAGGAGGGATCCGCATACCACTGATTGTAAGAGCGCCTGGCAAAATTGCGGCGGGGCAGGTTAATCCTACGCCATGGGCATTTTGGGATGTACTGCCAACGATCGATGATCTTACGGGTACAACATCACCCAAAAATATAGATGGCTTATCGTTCTCTCCATTATTAAGTGGCAAAAAAGCAGTTAAAGAACATGAATATTTCTACTGGCAGTTTAATGAAAGCGGTTTGAAAGAAGCTTTAACCAAAGGCGATTGGAAATTGATCCGTTTTAAAGAAAAAGGTACTGCCGAAAAGTTAGAACTGTATAATTTAAAAGCTGATATCAGCGAAAAGAATAATATTGCGGCAAAAAATCCTGAAACAGTTAAAGTACTCTATGCTTTAATGAAACAGGCTAAAACGCCATCAGAAAATCCGCTCTTTGAATGGTCGGAAATTGAAAAATAG
- a CDS encoding sulfatase-like hydrolase/transferase: MKKIIFTENIIMMKQAFTKSFSLLNAFKFIAFAMLMASFIAVKAQGKKKPNIIFILADDLGYGNVHSFNPNSKIPTPNLDKLTEEGIKFTRFYSGNTVCAPSRCALMTGYTMDTPG; encoded by the coding sequence TTGAAAAAAATTATATTTACCGAAAATATAATCATGATGAAGCAAGCGTTTACGAAATCTTTTTCCTTACTAAATGCATTCAAATTTATAGCTTTTGCTATGCTAATGGCGAGTTTTATTGCTGTAAAGGCACAAGGTAAAAAGAAACCCAATATTATTTTTATACTGGCCGATGATTTGGGTTATGGTAACGTACACAGCTTTAATCCGAATTCTAAAATCCCTACGCCAAATCTGGATAAGCTTACCGAAGAAGGAATTAAGTTTACACGTTTCTACTCTGGAAATACCGTTTGCGCACCTTCAAGGTGTGCGCTGATGACGGGTTATACCATGGACACGCCTGGATAA
- a CDS encoding helix-turn-helix domain-containing protein, whose protein sequence is MIQLEPINGFFKREHALHAIYPMRMLIVREGNGFLCMNSGDYPLLKGRIFFIPEEGLVRLDGEITSGYWLSFSSLLYAEFLLQHLDPQAKNLFLNLSFRDLDSHKSIKTYSLLDQLKREINIKKDMPFLAQYLSLFLGFTAGLDGYLAALTLDDLQQVLRFRAILEQFYKQERSIQFYAEGMGMSSGKLNKFLDRVLGKSLTVLIKDRIMREAEELLLHSDYTVDEIAELLGFEQTTNFSTSFRRHKGISVSQFSRLT, encoded by the coding sequence ATGATACAGCTAGAGCCAATTAACGGTTTTTTTAAAAGAGAACATGCATTGCATGCAATATACCCTATGCGTATGTTGATTGTACGCGAGGGAAATGGCTTTTTATGTATGAATTCTGGCGATTATCCCCTGTTAAAAGGTAGGATTTTTTTTATTCCGGAAGAAGGCCTGGTTAGGCTCGATGGAGAAATTACTTCAGGTTATTGGCTAAGTTTTAGCAGTTTATTGTATGCAGAATTTTTACTTCAGCACTTAGATCCTCAGGCTAAGAATCTCTTCTTAAATTTATCTTTCAGGGATCTTGATTCGCACAAATCAATTAAAACTTATAGTTTACTCGATCAGCTAAAAAGAGAGATCAATATTAAAAAAGATATGCCCTTTTTAGCACAATATTTATCGTTATTTCTGGGTTTTACAGCTGGTTTAGATGGCTATCTTGCTGCTTTAACTTTAGATGATTTACAGCAGGTATTAAGGTTTAGGGCAATTTTAGAACAATTTTATAAGCAAGAAAGGTCCATTCAATTTTATGCAGAAGGCATGGGCATGAGTTCAGGTAAATTAAATAAATTTTTAGATCGTGTGCTCGGGAAAAGCCTAACAGTGCTCATCAAAGATCGTATTATGCGCGAAGCCGAAGAATTGTTGCTTCATAGTGATTATACAGTTGATGAAATAGCTGAATTATTGGGTTTTGAACAAACCACCAATTTTAGTACGAGTTTTAGGCGGCACAAAGGCATCTCGGTATCACAATTTAGCCGCCTAACCTAA
- a CDS encoding cold-shock protein, with product MVTSAKGTIEYYNENEGFGKIMSDIGEEVLFYQNGLINGFNLRRGIKVSFELHQTLSIAINVLILELKD from the coding sequence ATGGTGACAAGCGCAAAAGGTACAATAGAATATTATAATGAAAATGAGGGTTTTGGAAAAATCATGAGCGATATTGGAGAAGAAGTTCTATTTTATCAAAACGGCTTAATAAATGGATTTAATTTAAGAAGGGGGATAAAAGTTTCTTTTGAATTGCACCAAACATTATCAATTGCAATAAATGTGTTGATTCTTGAACTGAAAGATTGA